A section of the Oncorhynchus tshawytscha isolate Ot180627B linkage group LG09, Otsh_v2.0, whole genome shotgun sequence genome encodes:
- the LOC112259462 gene encoding LOW QUALITY PROTEIN: molybdopterin synthase sulfur carrier subunit (The sequence of the model RefSeq protein was modified relative to this genomic sequence to represent the inferred CDS: deleted 1 base in 1 codon; substituted 1 base at 1 genomic stop codon) has protein sequence MTVLYFAKSAELTGHKSETIRVPSELMTLELWGNLANRHPRLFAVHHSFVLAVRQEYVALGDXRMSLRDGGEVAFIPPLSGG, from the exons ATGACAGTGTTGTATTTCGCCAAAAGTGCTGAGTTGACGGGACACAAATCAGAGACGATCAGGGTCCCTTCAGAACTGATGACCCTTGAGCTGTGGGGGAACCTTGCCAACAGACACCCCAG ACTGTTTGCCGTGCACCATTCATTTGTTTTGGCTGTGCGTCAGGAGTATGTGGCCCTTGGGGACTAGCGCATGAGCCTGAGGGACGGTGGCGAGGTTGCT TTCATTCCACCTCTAAGTGGGGGATAA